A window of Clostridium taeniosporum genomic DNA:
CTATGAAAGGTTTAATATAGAAACTGACGATTTAGGGGAATTAATGTATATACTTAATGATTATCATAAATGTGTAGAATTTTATGATAAAGCTAATCTTTATGTGGATGATAGCTGGATTGGTCAATACTTTTTTGCTCTTAAGAAAATAGGAAATATAAACAAAGCATATGAAAAACTAAAGAAGATTGAATTAAATATAGAAAAGAATATTTATGAGGAAGAGTTTAATTCGGAAGATTGGGAATGTGAAGATGATTATAAAGATTATATTGACTCAGAAAAAAGAAGGTTAGATAGTATTAAAAAATGTTATGTAAAAGTTGTAGAGGAGAACTTTAAACCGATTCCTAATATTTATTATGATATATTTTATAAATGTTATTATATAAATTGTCCACGTCATTATATTAAATAAGTATTTTAAAATTAATAAAAAGAAAGAGTTTTGAGGAAGAATATGTAATAATATTAGGAGAAATAATATTAAAAATATATTAATTATAACGAGGGGAATTATATATGTATTATAAAAAGATTTATGAATTTATTGAGGGATTAAATAAAGATAACATTGAAGAATTAAAACCTCAGCTTAGTAAATATGTAGGTGAATTAATTTTATCTATAAAAGATGAAGAAAATAATTTATCTTTAGAAGATATAGATGGAATGATGAGCATTGCATTGATGAGAGAGGAAATTCAATATGGTGTAGAAGAAGAATTAAAAGAAGAAAATAGTAAATTTGGATTATTGACAGATGAATTTATGAATAGTTATAGAGAGTTTACTAATGAAATGGCTGAAAGAGAGTATGTTCAAGATGCTATAAATTTAACAAGAAGTGTTTTAAAAGCATTAGGATGCATACATAGAGAAATATTTCTTGTTGATAAACTTAAGGGCTCATCAATAGAAAAACACCAATACATGATATCAACAAAATACTTAGAGGATTTACAAAAACAACTTCATGAGCATTTAAATCAATATACAAAAGAAATTTCAAGAGAGTATTTACTTATATTAGGGTTGGTTAATTATATAAAGAATGAATTAAAAGAAAATATTGATGAGATTGGAAGAATAATTTTATCAGAATTAAAGAACAAGTCTTTGGAAGATTTTAATAAAGAAGAGCATATTCATGAATATAAATCTATGATTAATAAAGATTATATAAAAGAACTGCAAAAAAGAGAATATTTATGGAATATTTTAAGCTCAAAATTACAAGAAGTATATTATAGAGACGAATTGTATGAAGATTTAGAATAGAGTATTATATTTGATTATTTAATAAGGGTTAATTTGTTAAATTGGATATTAAGCTGTATTGACATTCATCTAAGGCTAAAGTTTAAAATAATATGAGACAAGATATTATTTAGGAGATGAATATATGGAAAATAAATATACAATTAGTGAAATAGCTAAAATGTTTAATATAACTACTAATAAAGTGCGATTTTATGAAAAAAAGGGATTGTTAGAACCTTTAAGAAATGAAAACAATGATTATAGAACATTTACTAAACAAGATATAATAAAATTACAATCAATTTTACTTTATAGATCAATAGGCATACCTATTAAAGATATAAAAAATATATTAAATAATAGTAGAAAAGAGAATTGTTTAACTTACTTTAATGATCAATGGAAGTTAGTTAATAATGAAATTGATAAACTTAATATAATAAGAAAATCTTTAGAAAGTATATTGGATGAGCTTTATGAAGAAACAAAGGAATATAAGATAGATAGTAAAGTATTAAATATAATAAATGAAAGTAATGAATTATATAATATTAAAAATAATTGGCAAGATAAATGGAATTTTAATAATTGGGCTAAAGCATATGATAGAGATATTATTGAGGATAAGGGAACATTAAAAATATATAAAAATTATAGTTTAATATTGCAAAATGTATATGATACAGTTAAAAGTTTTCATATTATAAATCCTAATATATTAGAAATTGGGGTAGGGACAGGCAACTTAGCTAGTAAATTTTTAAATGATAGTTGCAGTATAATAGGGATAGATCAATCTAGAGAAATGTTAACAGTAGCAAAAGAAAAACACCCTAATTTAAAGGTAAGAATAGGTGAGTTTTTAAGGATACCTTATTATAATAAATGCTTTGATGTTATCATATCAACATATGCATTTCATCATTTAAATACAGAGGAAAAATCTATAGCAATAGAAGAGATGTTTAGAGTATTAAAAGATAATGGAATTATAGTCATTAGTGATTTAATGTTTAAAAGCATAAAGGATGAAGAAGATATTTTAAGGAATTTATCAATAGGACAAGTAGAAGAAATAAGAGATGAATATTATTCTTATATTGATTTTTTGATAAGTGAATTTAAAAAATATAACAAAAAATTGCAGTATAAAAGAATAGATAAATTTAATTATATAATTTCAGTCTTTTAGTAAATGGCATTATTAATATTTAATGTTTACTTTGTTAGGTTTGGCAACTTTTATAGATAATTACGAATATATTAATTATTGAAAAATTAACATATTTAAATTTTGAAGAAATCTGGTATTAAATAAATACAGATTTCTTTTTTGCATTATATAAAAAATTTGAAACTTTATTACCTTCTTCTAAGTCTAATATGTGTAACGTTCATGTTATTAGAAAATATTAGTGATTATAAGGGGAAATATGAAAGGCGTGGCTACTATGAAATTTAAAATACTTAATTTTAAAATCCTGATCATATTATCTATGGCATAAAAGTAATTACTGATAATAATGGGGAACTTCCTATGGATGGTAGCCATATTTTTGATAATAATAATCAAATAAATTATTTTAGTGCTTTACCTAAAGATTGTAATAGTTTAAGAGTTATAATATATAAAGACATATTAAAGAAAAAAGAAACAATCAATCATCCTGATGGAAGTTCAGAAACTGATTATGAAGATAATGGTGAAGATGAAGTTTTCATTGATAAAACTATAAATATAGAGTAAATTATATTATGAAATATATTCCAAGATAATGCTTAATATAAATGTTATCTTGGAATTTTTAAATTATATATTTCTATACATATTTTAAATTTAGATTTACTAAATATGATTATTATAGTATGCACCTTAAACATATATTTACATTAATGCATATTATTTAAAAATTAAATATTTTGTGTTATAGTTTATTTAGAGAAGTTAAGGGGGTATAAGGATGCTAATGGATAATTATGTAGTAGTCATAGGTGGAATGAATTTAGATATAGCAGGTTTGTCAGGAGATTTATACAAAGAAAAAGATTCAAATATTGGAAAAATTCAGATGACGGTTGGTGGAGTAGGACAAAATATTGCTCAAAATTTAGTGAAATTAGATGTTCCGACATACTTGATAACAGTCTATGGAGATGATTATTTTGGAGAATTTCTAGCTGCCCAGTGTAAAAAGAATAATATTCATTTAGATTATGCTCAGTGTATTTTTAATACCAGAAGCTCTACTTATTTATATGTAACAGATGACAAAGGTGATATGGTTACAGCTGTTAATGATATGAATATTACAGAAAATATTACTCCAAAATTCTTGGAAAAACGTATAAACTTTATTAATGGAGCATCAATCTGTGTAATTGATGGAAATACCCCCAAAAAGTCTATTGAATGGCTTGCAAATCATTGTACTGTACCAATTTTTGTAGATCCAGTTTCTATTGCTAAAGTAAACAGATTTAAAAATATCTTAGATAAAATTGATACTTTTAAGCCAAATGCATTAGAAGCAAGTGCTTTATCAGGAGTGAAAATTGTTGATATAGAAAGCGCTAAAGAAGCAGCTAAAGTTTTATACAAAAAAGGGGTAAAGAATGTATTTATATCATTAGGAGCAAAGGGAATTTTATGTTCAACAGAAGGAGAAATGGATTTTATTCCTATTTTACCAACACATGTAGTTAGTGTAAATGGAGCCGGAGATTGTAATATGGCAACAATTGTATGGGCACGTTTTCAATATGGCCCTAAAATATCATTAAAAAAAGTAGGGATGTTAACTCAGGCAGCAGCTAGTTTAACAGTAGAAGTTGCACAATCAGTATGTCCGAATTTAAATATTAAAAATATAATAGAAAGATCAAAGAAATTTTCAAAAGAGGTGTAAAAATATGAAAAAACAAATTTATTCTTTAGTAAACTATAATGAAAGTGTTGCAACAATGGATGCTGGTGCAGACCATATTGGTTTGGTACCTATGCAAAGCGGTGGGGTACCAGCTCATCGTGTTCCATTTGATGTTGTGGATCGTATATTCAGTGAGGCGAAAAAGCGTGGTGTTAAATGTGTAGCTATTATGTTAAATACAGATCCAGATGAAATGATTTTTATTGCAAATAGAGTAAAACCTGATATTTTGCATATTGCAGGCATGGAATTTACAGCTGATGCAGCATTTGCTGAAAGACTACATAAAGAATGTCCAGGTGTTGAATTGATGCAAGCTGTTCTTGTGGATGGATCAGGAGCTATAGAACGTGCAAAAGAATACGCAAAATTTTGCGATTATATCTTAACTGATTCAGGACTTGCACCAGATACAGGTATTGGGGCAAGTGGAATGACTCATGACTGGAATATTGATGCAGAAATTGTGAGAAGCGTAAATATACCAGTAATTATTGCAGGGGGGTTAGGAACGGATAATGTAGAAGAGTGTATAAAACAAGTAAAACCTTATGGTGTAGATTCTTTAACTAAGACAAGCTATAAATACAATGATGGTGTTATGGAAAAAGATATTCCAAAAGTAAAGGAATTTTGTGAAAGAGCAGATAAGATTTCTGAAGAATTAGGTTTATAAAAGGAATTTTATTAGTGAAAACCTAACCTTGTGTGGATATATCACCAAGATTAGGTTTTTTTATTATTTTAGAGTAACAGGCTAATTTAAATCAAATCATCTAATCCATTAACTGCAGTTTGTTCATTTTCATTAATTGGAATAACTATGCATTTTTGGCCATCTATTATTTGTGATTTTATTTCAGGTACTTTTTCAGGTTTTACATGAAGTATAACATCATAGTTATTTTCAGATTTATTATCTTCTAAATTTGTATCGTTAGTTTCTTCTAAATTAGTTTTTAAATCTTCTTCTGGAGCTATATTGTCATCATTAATATCTTCAGAAGTAGAAATTTCATTATCTATAGCAGTTTCTTGTTTAGTTTGTTCCAGTTTGTTTTGTAGAATTTCTACTTGTTTTTTAAGGTGTTCTTCTTTTTTTATTTGAGCATTTGCCTTAAGTATTTTTGAATCAATTAAATTTTCTGCCATAGGAAGATCATCACCGAATTTTTCAATATAAGATTTTTCAATTTTATTAGTAGCTTCTTCAGGTACTCCACTTTCTATTAGAAGGTTTTGTATATCTTTTTTTGCTAATGTTATAGGCTCACAATCTGTATCATCATACATGGAATTATGTTCATCTACCATAGCATTTAGATTTTCTTGTATTTCCATAAAAATTTTATCAGCTTTTTTTTCATCAACTCCTATAGAATCTTTAATAATTGTTTGAAAAGCTTCTTTTTGTATAGTAGCAGTTTGTTTTGAAGAACAACCTAAAGAATTTTCCATTAATTCAGGATGTGTATCTTTGGCATTTTTTGTATAATACATAATAGAGTTAACATCTGAACTACGATCAATAAAAGCAGGAAATACAAAGCCGTTAATTGGAGCATCAACTACCCAATCTCTTAGTCTGGCTTTAATCTTATTTTCTTCTTCAAAGTATCTAAGACCTGGTTTTGAAAGTGAAACAGGACATATTGCGCATAGTAAATATTCATAAACTTCTTCAGATTCATCTAGCTTTGCATTATCAGTAGTTTTAGTAATAACATCATAAGCATCATGAAAAATAAGTATTAAAAAGTTGCCAGTATAATCATAATTATCTATGATAGATTGATAAAAAGTATCAAGAAGAGAATCATCTTTTAATTGACTTTTTTTTAGTTGCATAAGAGAGATTTGTTTCTCATTTATAAAATTTTCATTAACTGGAAAGTTTAATTCTAAAATATTATTTCCAATGGTTCCAGAGAGTACTTTTTTAGCAATTTCTAGATATTTAAAGTATTCATCTTCATCTAAATTTAGAAAGGTTTCTCTAAATTTTAAGATAAGATGCTTTTCTCCATTAACATAGCAACCACACATTTTAGTGAAGGTGCAATGATCTTTTTTAAAACGTCTTTTTAACTCAAGTATATCTTTTTTTCTCATATATAAACCCCTTAATCTAGTCTTTAATTAATTTATTATCAATATTAAGTATAGTATTTTTTCTTGATTAATTAAAGATTTTTAATTCCTTTTATTATTTCAAGAAAAATTGATGATAAATATTATAAAGCTAAAAAATTCACATAACAACAAAAATAATGCTCACTAAAGATTGGTACATTTATTATTTAATGTAAAATAAATGTATACATATTTATACTTCAAACGTTATAACAACAGAAGTATTAAAATCTAAGCTAATAACTAAATTGTTTTATGGAAGGAGGAAATGATGAACAATGAATTAATAAAGGAGATGTTTCAGAAAAAGATGATTATTATATATAAGTATTTAGTTAAGCTTGGTTGTAGTAAAGATAATGCTGAAGATATAGTGCAAGATACTTTTTATAAGGCACTAAAATACATTGATGGGATACAGACTAATAAGGTTTCATCATGGCTTTTTAAGGTAGCAATTAATAAATACTATGATTTATGTAGAAAAAATAATAGATACATTTATTTAAGTATTGATGAAGAAGTTTTTAAAGAAAGCTTGATAGAGAATAATTTAGTTGAAGAGTTTATATTGGATTTAGAAAGAAAGGAAGAAATTAATGAAATTTTAAATTCTATTAGTGATGTTTATAAGAATTTATTGTTTTTTAAATATGACATGGGTTTATCTTATAAAGAGATAGCGGAACTTTTAGGTATAAACGAAAATACAGTTAAAACTTATCTTTTTAGAGCAAGAGAAAAATTTAAAAAGTTATGGAGGGACAAGTATGGATATAAAGAGTGATGAAGAAAAATTAAAAGAACTGTTTGAAGTGGAAGAAAAACCTAATTTTAATAAAGCAGTTAAAAGAGCTAAGATATTTTCAATAATAAGGACTACAATAATAAGTTTAATGATGTTTATTATTGTAAGTTTTGTATTATTTATATCTAATGACTTTATATTAAATGTTATGAATAATAAGGAAGAGGATAATTTAAGAACTTTATTTGATATAGCTATGCCAAATGCTTATATAGGAAGCATACAAATTGATGATAGGATTATGGTTGGTGAAATAGATTATGTTAGATATAGATTTTTAGAAAATAAGCCTATAACTGATGGGAATTATAAGGAGGGATATACTTATATGCCTTTGATAAATGGAGCTTATGGTGATATGGGGCAATATCTATTTAATAGACATGGCAAATCATCGAGAGATTTGAATGAAGCTTTAAATTATAATAAAGCAGGTAAAAAAGTTATGAAATTTTATCATCCATCAATAAAATATGAAAATTATATAAATAATTTAGAAAATATTGATAAAATAGGTAGTGATAAATTAATGGAGATATCATTATCTTTTGATAAAGGTTATAGTCTTGAAGAAGTAAAGACTATGATTCCTAGTGATATCACTTTAAATTGGTATTGGGTAGATACTTTTACTAAAAATGATTACTATTTTTCAGAAAAGTTAATATTTGATGAATATAATGTATATGGTATAAAAGCTTTAGATAACCAAGGAGATTCAATTGATAATCCTGAGGAAAATTTTATAGATGCTATTAATGAAGGAAAAGACAATAATTATAGTAATAAATATAAAGAATTATTTAATAATTTAAGTAATGGAAAAGGTGAGATTAATAAAGAAGATTTAAAGATAATAGGCGTAGTTATAAGTGGTGATAGTAAATCATTAAAAGCATTAAAAGATAAAACTTATATTAAAGCAGCTACCCTAGGCGCAGTAGCAGATAAATATTAATAAAGGAGATATATATATGAACACATATTTAAAATTAGAATTTAAAAAGAATATATTCTCTTGGAGAACAATAATATCTATTCTAATAATTTTATCAGTATTTATGATACCTTATTTACAAGAAATAAGATTCCCATATGAAGGGTTAGATGGAATAGATTATTTTATAAGACTTAATGAATTTTCATATATAGGATTTATAGGACCGATTATAGCAGGGATAATTTATTCTACATCAATAATTAATGATAAAGAGTCTGGATTTATAAATAAATTATTAGAAATTATAGATATAAAAACTTATTTTAAAGTTAAATTAATAGTAAATATCTTAATAAATTTTATAATATTTGCAATGAGCTATGGTATTTTTATTTTGTATCTTATTATAAAATATGGATTAAATAATATTAGAGATGGAATGACAAATGGTGCTTTTGTAATAAGTGGATTTATAGATGTGTATGAAAGCTCAAAAATGTTATATATTATTATAATATTTTTAGGAACATTAATATCTTCAGTTGCTTTTTCAACATTTGTCTTTGGAATTACAACAATAACTGGGACAAAACTTGTAGCATATATATTCCCTATATTTTATGTAATACTCACTGGAATCTTTTTTGAGATGTGGTTTTTAAATGGTGTGATTGATTTCAATGTGATAAAATTATTCAATTTGACAGAAAGCAATACCCAAAATGGAATTGATATAATATTGTATAATTTAATATTAATGATAATAGGAGTGGGGCTATTACATAAATCATGTTATAAGAAAATGTCATATTTGTCTTAGAAAACTTAATTTTACTTATTAAAGAGAATTTATAAAGTACAAAAAGCAGAATAAATAAAAGTATAATTTTATTGTAGTTTAGAATTATACCATTATAATATGTAGAAGAACAAAGAACTAACTTTTAATAATAAGTAGTTCTTTGTTTTTTTATTTTCTATAATAAATAGAGGAGTATAAAAGAGATATAATGAATAAGTAGAAGATTGTAATGTAATAGAATTAAAATATGAAAAATAATGTAATAAAGTTGAAATATGAAAAATAAAATGATAACATTTTGATTTAGTACAGAATTTAATAAATAATTATCAAGAAAATATCATTTAAACAATTATTAAAGGTGGTTATTTTATGAGAATATTAATAGTGGATGATGAAAGAAGTATAGTGAATTTAATTAGACTAAATTTAGAGGTGGAGGGATATGAACCTATTATAAGTATGAATGGAGCAGAAGCAATCTCAAAATTTGAAACAGAAAGACCGGATTTAGTTATATTAGATTTAATGTTACCAGATATAAGTGGACATGAAGCTATAAAGAGATTTCAGGAAATAGATAGTGAAGTTCCAGTTATAATGCTTACTGCAAAAAGTCAAATAAATGATAAACTTTTAGGTCTTCAATTAGGAGCAGATGATTATATAATAAAACCATTTAATAGTACAGAACTTATTTTGAGAATAAAAGCAGTAACAAAGAGAGTTAGAAAAAAGCCAAGATTAGAAAATAATAATGAAATAAGAATTGAAAAATTAAAGATTTTAAAAGATGAGAGAAAAGTTTTTATAGATGAAGATGAGATTTTTATGACCTATAAGGAATTTAATACACTATTACTTATGATGGAAAATCACAATAAAGTTTTTACTAGAGAAAACCTTTTAGAAAGAGTATGGGGAGATGAGTATGATGTTAATACTAGAGCAGTTGATATTTTGATACAAAGAGTTAGAAAAAAGATGGGCAAGTATTCAAATAAATTGAAAACTGTTTATGGAGTAGGATATAAATTAGAATTTAAGGATGACACTATTTAGTTTTACAAATAAAGTACTAGGAGGATGCAGTTTTAATGCGACTGAATTTTAGCATAAAAACAAAAATAATTCTCATGAATATGGGAATATTAATTCCAATTATAATTTTTATATATGTAACAATAACAAATAATTTATATAGTAATGTAATAAAAAGTAATATCGATTTATTAACAAAAGAAAGCTATAATACTCAGGTATATATATCAAATTATATTGAAAAAGATAAGGGGGTAGATATTGAAACTAATTTTGTACATAAAGCTCCTTTAATTAATACATATTTATCTAAAAAGTTGAATTATAGAATTCAAATTTATGATAAAAATGGTGACATAATGACTGATTCCGTTGCTAATAGGGTTACTCTTTTTGACAAGGATATAACTAATGCTATAAAGGGAAATAAAGCTTATGTGGTTAAAAAAATTGACGGGAATATTTACATATTATTTTCAAGTCCTATATATTTAAAAGATGCAACGTTAGGATGTGTAAGATATATATATACTTTAGATATTGAAGAAAAATTTATAAATAATATGTTTATAATTATGGGAATATTAGCATTTATGTCAATTCTTATATCCTGGCTTTTAAGTAAGCTTCTTTCAGAAAAAATAGTAGGACCAATAAAAAAATTAAAAACAGTTTCTCAAAAAGTTACAAAAGGAGAATACGATAATAGAATAAAAATTAGAAGTGGGGATGAAATTGAAGATTTAGCTGAAACTTTTAATGTAATGTCTGAAAGCATAAAAGATTATGTTGAAAGTTTAAAAGAAGAAAGACAAAAACAAAAAAAGTTTTTAGATAATGTAACACATGAATTTAAGACCCCTTTAACAGCTATAATAGGATATTCTGAGATTATACCTAAGTTAAAAAAACAAAGTGATATAGATGAAAGTTTAGTTTTTGTAAAAGAAGAGGGAATAAGACTTTTAAAGTTAGTAGAAGAACTTCTTGATTTATCAAAATTAGGGAAAAGTGAATTTAAAATAGATAGAAAGAAAAATAATTTAAAAGAAATTATAGAAGAAGTTTTAATAATCATAAATCCTAGATTAAAAAAATATGAAATAGAAATAATTAAAGATTTATGTGATATTGAGGTTTTAATAGATAAGGACAAGATTAAGCAGGTTATCTTAAATGTACTGGATAATGCTATAAAATATAGTGAATGTACAAATATAAATATAAAATTGCAAATTGAAAATGAAAAAGTAATTTTAAATATAATAGATGATGGTATAGGAATAGCAAAAGAAAATATATCTAGACTTTTTGAACCTACGTATAGAGTTAATAATTTAAATTCTATTAACAATAATGGAAACGGGTTAGGACTTTGTATATGCAAAGAAATAATGAAAAAACAAAATGGAGATATAAAAATTAAAAGTAATTTACAAGAAGGTACTTCTATAGAAATTATATTTGAAGGTAATTAATATTATAAAAAATAATAAATGTTACATTTACGAAACATAAGTGAAATGTTTATGAGATGTTAAATTTTTATTATATAGGAGGAAACATAAGTGAAGAAAATTAGCTTAAAGGCTAAAATTATAGGCATATATACAACTATAATAATTATTTGTATTATAATGACAAGCTTAAATTATAGGCTTTTATATAATAGAGTTCAAATAATAAGTGATAAAGATGATGTTGTGAATAAGATAAATATGTCTATACCTATTAAAATTGAAATTTCTAATGAAAAATGGGGTGATTATGTTTTTGAAGATGAGAGTTCTATACAAATGATATGGAATTCAATAAGTGATATCATGAATGATTTTTCAGAGGAGGAAAACTATATTACAGAAGGAAGCAATATAAGCATTGATGCAAATGTTTACTATTTAAATGGTATGAAAGATAAATTTAAAATAAGTGATGTTCTTATTTTGAATAATCATATGTATCATGATAATAATAAATTACCATTAATAAATAGATTAAAAAATGATTTGCTAGGTTATTTATATTCAACTTCTAATATAGCTAATCTCATAAATACTAGAAATAGAATAGTTATTAGTGATTCTAATAACTATGTAAAGGAATTAAATGAATTAGATAAAGAAAGTTTAAAAAAAATAATAATTAATTCAACTAAACTTCATAGTGATGATGGAATTAAAGCTTTAAAAAAACAAAATAAAAAAGCTTTATCACATATAAAAATTTATATTTATGATAAAGATGATACTTTTATAAAAGTTAAAAGTTGTAATGTTGTAAATATTGATGTATATGATAATGGAATATTTGTTGTTCAATATATGGGAGATGAAAATGGACAACATACATATTTCAAGGGACATCTTAAAGATATATGTGAAAATATATTAGGAAAAAATCTTTAAAAATCATCAGTGCTAGAGAGGATAGTTGGTAATGAATATTAAAAAAATTATTTGTTTTATTATAATAATATGTTTATCTTTTAATATTATTTCTTGTAATAAAAAAAGCACAAAATTAATCTATAAAGATGGATATTTAAATCTGGAAGGGAAGCATATAGTTGTTTATGTAGCATCTAGAGATGAAGTTGGAAGAACACTTTTAGAAATGTTTAAGGAAAAGACAGGATGTACATACGAATACATAAGAATGTCTACCCAAGAAGCTTTAGAGAGAATTAGATCAGAGAAGAAATATCCTAAAGCAGATATATTTATAGGCGGAACTTGTGATGCTCATAATATAATGAAGAAAGAAAAACTGTCAGAAAAATATATATGCTCTAATTATGATTTTATACAAAATAGGTATAAAGATAAAGATGGATATTGGACAGGTTTAGAGGTTAATTCTTTATCTATTATTATTAATAAGGACAGATGGGATAAAGAATTTGCAAATAAGGGATTAAAAATTCCAGATAAGTATGAAGATTTAATTAATCCAATATATAAAGGGAAACTTATAATACCAGATCCTAATATATCAGGTACTGGATATACTATTATAGCATCTATTGTACAAAATATGGGTAAGGAAAAAGCTATAAAATTTTTGAAAGATTTGAAATCAATTGCAGGAGAGTTTACACCTAATGGTTATATTCCAGCACAGAAGGTTGCAACAGGAGAATATTTAATAGGTATAAATTTTATAGCAGATCAATTATTAGTTAAAAATTCTGGATTTAATGTATTAACTAATATTCCTGAAAAGACTGGTTGGAATATAGATGCAATTTCAAAAATAAAAAATGGTCCCAATGAAGATATAGGTAAATACTTTATAGACTTTTGTACAACAAGAGAGAGTGAGGAAACAATAATAAATATCTCTCAGGGTAAATCTACAAGAAAAGATATAAAAGATGATAATTATAAGGATAATTGTGAAACAAGTATATATGATAATTATGATTTCAAAAAAGCTAG
This region includes:
- a CDS encoding MerR family transcriptional regulator; protein product: MENKYTISEIAKMFNITTNKVRFYEKKGLLEPLRNENNDYRTFTKQDIIKLQSILLYRSIGIPIKDIKNILNNSRKENCLTYFNDQWKLVNNEIDKLNIIRKSLESILDELYEETKEYKIDSKVLNIINESNELYNIKNNWQDKWNFNNWAKAYDRDIIEDKGTLKIYKNYSLILQNVYDTVKSFHIINPNILEIGVGTGNLASKFLNDSCSIIGIDQSREMLTVAKEKHPNLKVRIGEFLRIPYYNKCFDVIISTYAFHHLNTEEKSIAIEEMFRVLKDNGIIVISDLMFKSIKDEEDILRNLSIGQVEEIRDEYYSYIDFLISEFKKYNKKLQYKRIDKFNYIISVF
- a CDS encoding PfkB family carbohydrate kinase; translation: MLMDNYVVVIGGMNLDIAGLSGDLYKEKDSNIGKIQMTVGGVGQNIAQNLVKLDVPTYLITVYGDDYFGEFLAAQCKKNNIHLDYAQCIFNTRSSTYLYVTDDKGDMVTAVNDMNITENITPKFLEKRINFINGASICVIDGNTPKKSIEWLANHCTVPIFVDPVSIAKVNRFKNILDKIDTFKPNALEASALSGVKIVDIESAKEAAKVLYKKGVKNVFISLGAKGILCSTEGEMDFIPILPTHVVSVNGAGDCNMATIVWARFQYGPKISLKKVGMLTQAAASLTVEVAQSVCPNLNIKNIIERSKKFSKEV
- a CDS encoding phosphoribosylanthranilate isomerase, which codes for MKKQIYSLVNYNESVATMDAGADHIGLVPMQSGGVPAHRVPFDVVDRIFSEAKKRGVKCVAIMLNTDPDEMIFIANRVKPDILHIAGMEFTADAAFAERLHKECPGVELMQAVLVDGSGAIERAKEYAKFCDYILTDSGLAPDTGIGASGMTHDWNIDAEIVRSVNIPVIIAGGLGTDNVEECIKQVKPYGVDSLTKTSYKYNDGVMEKDIPKVKEFCERADKISEELGL
- a CDS encoding RNA polymerase sigma factor, whose amino-acid sequence is MNNELIKEMFQKKMIIIYKYLVKLGCSKDNAEDIVQDTFYKALKYIDGIQTNKVSSWLFKVAINKYYDLCRKNNRYIYLSIDEEVFKESLIENNLVEEFILDLERKEEINEILNSISDVYKNLLFFKYDMGLSYKEIAELLGINENTVKTYLFRAREKFKKLWRDKYGYKE
- a CDS encoding DUF4317 domain-containing protein, with translation MRKKDILELKRRFKKDHCTFTKMCGCYVNGEKHLILKFRETFLNLDEDEYFKYLEIAKKVLSGTIGNNILELNFPVNENFINEKQISLMQLKKSQLKDDSLLDTFYQSIIDNYDYTGNFLILIFHDAYDVITKTTDNAKLDESEEVYEYLLCAICPVSLSKPGLRYFEEENKIKARLRDWVVDAPINGFVFPAFIDRSSDVNSIMYYTKNAKDTHPELMENSLGCSSKQTATIQKEAFQTIIKDSIGVDEKKADKIFMEIQENLNAMVDEHNSMYDDTDCEPITLAKKDIQNLLIESGVPEEATNKIEKSYIEKFGDDLPMAENLIDSKILKANAQIKKEEHLKKQVEILQNKLEQTKQETAIDNEISTSEDINDDNIAPEEDLKTNLEETNDTNLEDNKSENNYDVILHVKPEKVPEIKSQIIDGQKCIVIPINENEQTAVNGLDDLI
- a CDS encoding anti sigma factor C-terminal domain-containing protein, which translates into the protein MDIKSDEEKLKELFEVEEKPNFNKAVKRAKIFSIIRTTIISLMMFIIVSFVLFISNDFILNVMNNKEEDNLRTLFDIAMPNAYIGSIQIDDRIMVGEIDYVRYRFLENKPITDGNYKEGYTYMPLINGAYGDMGQYLFNRHGKSSRDLNEALNYNKAGKKVMKFYHPSIKYENYINNLENIDKIGSDKLMEISLSFDKGYSLEEVKTMIPSDITLNWYWVDTFTKNDYYFSEKLIFDEYNVYGIKALDNQGDSIDNPEENFIDAINEGKDNNYSNKYKELFNNLSNGKGEINKEDLKIIGVVISGDSKSLKALKDKTYIKAATLGAVADKY
- a CDS encoding response regulator transcription factor → MRILIVDDERSIVNLIRLNLEVEGYEPIISMNGAEAISKFETERPDLVILDLMLPDISGHEAIKRFQEIDSEVPVIMLTAKSQINDKLLGLQLGADDYIIKPFNSTELILRIKAVTKRVRKKPRLENNNEIRIEKLKILKDERKVFIDEDEIFMTYKEFNTLLLMMENHNKVFTRENLLERVWGDEYDVNTRAVDILIQRVRKKMGKYSNKLKTVYGVGYKLEFKDDTI